The region GAAGCCGACGCTGCCTGGGTCGCGGCCGACCGCGCCGTCTTCGCCGCGGAGCGCTCCGGTGATCCGCTCCATGTCTGTGCCAGCGTCTTCCGCATGGTCCAGGCGTTCGTTCGCCTGCGCAGCCTTGGCCAGGCCGAACACGCCGCGCGCACCGCAATCGAGGCTCTGGAAGGCCGGGGCGTCGACGCACCGCCGGCGCTGTCCGTGCTCGGCTCCCTGCATTTGGCCCTGGCCCTGGTACACGCACGTGCTGGCGCCCGCGCCGAAGCCAAGGAAGAGATCGCACAGGCCCGGGTGATCGCCGATCGCCTGGGCGAGAACCGGAACGACTTCAACCTCGAGTTCGGCCCGGTCAACGTCGAAATCCAGGCGGTCAGCACGGCCGTCGATCTCGGCGACGCAGGCGAAGCCCTCGATATCGGCTTGGCCATCAACGCCGACGACCTCTCGCCTGAGCGCCAGGGGCGGTTGCTGATGGACCTGGGGCGAGCTCACGCGCAGCGGCGCCACGGGGGCGAAGCCCTCGACTGCCTGCTGCGCGCGGAAGCCGTAGCTCCCGAGACGATCCAGACTCACCAGGCCTCGCGCGCAACCATCCGTGAGCTGGTGCTGATCGCCGGTCCCAACGCACCGCGCGAGCTGCTCGAGCTGGCCGAACGGGCGGACGCTCTTGACTAAGCGGCAGCCGATCATTGTGAGC is a window of Streptomyces sp. ITFR-21 DNA encoding:
- a CDS encoding helix-turn-helix domain-containing protein — translated: MKPTGRDVDPADRAFGQRVQKFRKERGRTQAELAAALGKTSSWMSQVERGVQPVQRVDLLQQLADELAVSVQQLLPDASTDLGGPSSAPAPLSLSNDLDETRRLISGHPALRTLLSGLGDDADRPLDALRGDVDDLWELTHAGQLAQVSALAVDLLPELERVARTIAEQHQADLHLLLSRAYQALSAAFVRQGEADAAWVAADRAVFAAERSGDPLHVCASVFRMVQAFVRLRSLGQAEHAARTAIEALEGRGVDAPPALSVLGSLHLALALVHARAGARAEAKEEIAQARVIADRLGENRNDFNLEFGPVNVEIQAVSTAVDLGDAGEALDIGLAINADDLSPERQGRLLMDLGRAHAQRRHGGEALDCLLRAEAVAPETIQTHQASRATIRELVLIAGPNAPRELLELAERADALD